The Halichoerus grypus chromosome 14, mHalGry1.hap1.1, whole genome shotgun sequence genome contains a region encoding:
- the C14H9orf152 gene encoding uncharacterized protein C9orf152 homolog — protein sequence MKGLPCPCPAGPHFLQLGSCFMAEGSGTQAPGKEPPLSIQVLRAQYAGLRRQQTAQAHLVVLPNGGYTPVPAESMVSPVWINKERRHSLSLEEAHPEAEGMLEEAGGGCLQAPESPWHTHLEMYRCIQTFHQEASLPVKHKGKLRGSEQRLPQEGDPGLFENNQMTQQGTTILQTAQRECPVGNAEINAVGSGLNKDIQLPPSKKNPHWSGKPSHYPFPQRKTPRISQTARNLGLYGPA from the exons ATGAAGGGcttgccctgcccctgccctgccggGCCGCATTTCCTGCAGCTGGGGTCTTGCTTCATGGCTGAGGGCTCCGGGACGCAGGCCCCGGGGAAAGAGCCCCCGCTCAGCATCCAGGTCCTGCGAGCCCAGTACGCAGGCTTGCGAAGGCAGCAGACGGCCCAGGCCCACCTGGTGGTGCTCCCGAATG GAGGGTACACGCCTGTTCCTGCGGAGTCCATGGTCAGTCCTGTTTGGATTAACAAGGAGAGAAGGCATTCGCTGTCCCTGGAGGAGGCACATCCTGAGGCAGAGGGGATGCTGGAGGAGGCTGGCGGAGGCTGTCTCCAGGCCCCTGAGTCTCCATGGCACACGCACCTCGAGATGTACCGCTGCATCCAAACCTTCCACCAGGAGGCCAGTCTTCCAGTAAAACACAAGGGCAAGCTCAGGGGGTCTGAGCAAAGGCTCCCTCAGGAAGGAGACCCAGGCTTGTTTGAAAACAATCAGATGACTCAGCAAGGGACCACCATCCTACAAACAGCCCAGCGTGAATGTCCAGTGGGCAATGCCGAAATAAACGCAGTGGGATCTGGCTTAAATAAGGACATTCAGCTTCCTCCTTCCAAAAAGAACCCACACTGGTCTGGAAAACCATCTCACTATCCATTTCCCCAAAGGAAAACTCCTAGGATCTCTCAAACTGCCAGGAACCTGGGCTTGTATGGCCCAGCCTGA